The Callithrix jacchus isolate 240 chromosome X, calJac240_pri, whole genome shotgun sequence genome contains a region encoding:
- the LOC100399785 gene encoding polyadenylate-binding protein 1-like 2, which produces MASLYVGDLHPEVTEAMLYEKFSPAGPILSIRICRDKITRRSLGYAYVNYQQPVDAKRALETLNFDVIKGRPVRIMWSQRDPSLRKSGVGNVFIKNLGKTIDNKALYNIFSAFGNILSCKVACDEKGPKGYGFVHFQKQESAERAIDVMNGMFLNYRKIFVGRFKSHKEREAERGAWARQSTSADVKDFEEDTDEEATLR; this is translated from the coding sequence ATGGCCTCCCTGTACGTGGGCGACCTGCACCCTGAAGTGACCGAGGCAATGCTGTACGAGAAGTTCAGTCCAGCTGGGCCCATCCTCTCCATCCGCATCTGCAGGGACAAGATCACCCGCCGCTCATTGGGCTACGCATATGTCAACTACCAGCAACCGGTGGACGCCAAGCGGGCCCTGGAGACCCTGAACTTTGATGTAATAAAGGGCAGGCCAGTGCGCATCATGTGGTCCCAGAGGGACCCGTCGCTCCGCAAGAGCGGGGTGGGAAACGTCTTCATCAAGAACCTGGGCAAGACCATCGACAACAAGGCACTATACAACATCTTCTCGGCGTTCGGCAACATCCTCTCCTGCAAAGTGGCCTGCGACGAAAAGGGGCCCAAGGGCTACGGGTTCGTGCACTTCCAAAAGCAGGAATCCGCCGAGCGGGCCATCGATGTGATGAATGGCATGTTCCTGAACTACCGCAAAATTTTCGTCGGGAGATTCAAGTCGCATAAAGAACGAGAGGCCGAAAGGGGAGCCTGGGCCAGGCAGTCCACTAGTGCTGACGTCAAGGATTTCGAGGAAGACACCGACGAGGAGGCCACCTTGCGATGA